A genomic stretch from Streptomyces venezuelae ATCC 10712 includes:
- a CDS encoding sugar transferase, with protein sequence MQQGELVSPFPSARGRLENGAFGRTTIDWEQRYRRAVITSDTVATAFVVAAIGGFFGGRDAANWHEKWRILAFATELLVLAALAVSRAWSPAVLGQGAEEFRRLGRSLCTAAVVLALVGIALTSRNIKLWIFVAIPVIALVTMTERYLLRLWLHKQRKEGRCLRPVLAAGSPATVRDLITRTRKFPHLGWRVEAVCTADSPGLGEDHVDGVPVVGRLADVAGHVRHHGYRVVAVTPDPHWSPDRLQRLAWNLEGSDAEMVVAPVLMEVAGPRLHVDAVLGIPLLRVSMPTFTGAHRAVKEVVDRLGAAVLLVLFAPLMVLVALLVVADSRGGAVYRQRRVGKDGREFTIFKFRTMVVGADAARAALADRNEGAGLLFKLRRDPRVTRVGTVLRRYSLDELPQLFNVLTGSMSLVGPRPPLPEESAAYGPDIRRRLLVKPGLTGLWQISGRSDLPWEEAVRLDLRYVEDWSLALDAVILWKTLRAVLYGQGAY encoded by the coding sequence GTGCAACAGGGGGAGTTAGTCAGCCCGTTTCCATCGGCGCGCGGGCGCCTGGAGAACGGGGCGTTCGGCCGGACGACCATCGACTGGGAGCAGCGCTACCGCCGTGCCGTGATCACCAGCGACACCGTGGCCACCGCCTTCGTCGTGGCGGCCATAGGCGGCTTCTTCGGCGGCCGGGACGCGGCCAACTGGCACGAGAAGTGGCGGATCCTCGCCTTCGCCACCGAGCTCCTGGTGCTCGCCGCGCTCGCGGTGAGCCGAGCGTGGTCCCCGGCCGTACTCGGCCAGGGCGCCGAGGAGTTCCGCCGGCTCGGCCGGTCCCTGTGCACGGCGGCGGTGGTCCTGGCGCTGGTCGGGATCGCCCTCACCTCGCGCAACATCAAACTGTGGATCTTCGTCGCGATACCGGTGATCGCGCTCGTCACGATGACCGAGCGGTATCTGCTCCGGCTCTGGCTGCACAAGCAGCGCAAAGAGGGGCGGTGTCTGCGCCCGGTGCTCGCCGCCGGGAGCCCGGCCACCGTGCGCGACCTGATCACCCGCACCCGCAAGTTCCCGCACCTCGGCTGGCGGGTGGAGGCGGTGTGCACGGCGGACAGTCCCGGGCTCGGCGAGGACCACGTGGACGGCGTGCCGGTCGTCGGCCGGCTGGCCGACGTCGCGGGCCATGTCCGGCACCACGGCTACCGGGTCGTCGCGGTCACCCCGGACCCGCACTGGTCACCGGACCGGCTGCAGCGGCTGGCCTGGAACCTCGAAGGCAGCGATGCCGAGATGGTCGTGGCCCCGGTGCTCATGGAGGTGGCAGGACCGCGGCTGCACGTCGACGCGGTGCTCGGGATACCGCTGCTGCGGGTCAGCATGCCGACCTTCACCGGCGCACACCGGGCGGTCAAGGAGGTCGTCGACCGGCTGGGCGCGGCGGTGCTGCTGGTGCTGTTCGCGCCGCTGATGGTCCTCGTCGCGCTGCTCGTGGTGGCGGACAGCCGGGGCGGGGCGGTCTACCGCCAGCGCCGGGTCGGCAAGGACGGCCGCGAGTTCACCATCTTCAAGTTCCGCACGATGGTCGTCGGGGCCGACGCGGCGCGGGCCGCGCTGGCCGACCGCAACGAGGGCGCCGGACTGCTGTTCAAGCTCCGCCGGGACCCGCGGGTGACCCGGGTCGGCACGGTGCTGCGCCGGTACTCGCTCGACGAGCTGCCGCAGCTGTTCAACGTGCTCACCGGCTCGATGTCGCTGGTCGGCCCGCGGCCTCCGCTGCCGGAGGAGTCCGCCGCGTACGGCCCCGACATCCGGCGGCGGCTGCTCGTCAAGCCCGGGCTCACCGGGTTGTGGCAGATCAGCGGACGCAGCGACCTGCCGTGGGAGGAGGCCGTCCGGCTCGACCTGCGGTACGTGGAGGACTGGTCGCTCGCGCTGGACGCGGTGATCCTGTGGAAGACGCTGCGTGCGGTGCTCTATGGGCAGGGGGCCTACTGA
- a CDS encoding antibiotic biosynthesis monooxygenase: MTAVSLEHTTVPADTGEVTLLIARRVEPGYEAAFERWARGILESAAAFPGHLGYGLFRSSGGDAPWFLVHRFRDEAACRAWQESPERAAWFAGCEGHHHTEIARRTLTGMETWFAKPGSTRPAPPRWKMAISATLAIYPISVLGSLFLVPRLTGLPLLLSSAVIACVFNVLMTYVAMPAVSRVLRGWLTP; the protein is encoded by the coding sequence GTGACCGCGGTCAGCCTTGAGCACACCACCGTCCCCGCCGACACGGGCGAGGTGACGCTCCTGATAGCCCGTCGGGTGGAGCCCGGCTACGAAGCCGCCTTCGAGCGGTGGGCCAGGGGCATCCTGGAGAGCGCGGCCGCCTTCCCCGGACACCTCGGATACGGACTCTTCCGTTCCTCAGGCGGTGACGCGCCCTGGTTCCTCGTCCACCGCTTCCGGGACGAGGCGGCGTGCCGGGCCTGGCAGGAGTCCCCCGAGCGGGCAGCCTGGTTCGCCGGCTGCGAAGGGCACCACCACACGGAGATCGCCCGCCGCACGCTGACCGGCATGGAGACCTGGTTCGCCAAGCCGGGCTCGACGCGGCCCGCACCGCCCCGGTGGAAGATGGCGATCAGCGCGACCCTGGCGATCTACCCGATCTCGGTCCTGGGCAGCCTCTTCCTCGTACCACGGCTGACCGGACTCCCCCTTCTGCTGAGCAGCGCGGTCATCGCCTGCGTGTTCAACGTGCTCATGACGTACGTGGCCATGCCCGCCGTGAGCAGAGTGCTGCGCGGCTGGCTCACGCCGTAG